GTCGATCGTGTTGTGAAGCGGCGGAAAACTGAGGCGGTGGCGACGGCGTACCTGGAATACCTCTATTCCGACATCGCGCAGGAAATTGCGGCCCGCCACTTCTATCGTCCGCGTTCCAAGGAGATCATGGCGAAGCACGCGTCGCTCTTCCGTCCCCTCGAGCTGTTCACGATTGACGATGCCTTCGGCGGTTGGAGCAAGGCGGCGAAGGTGCATTTCAGTGATGGCGGGACCTACGACCAGATTTCGTTGAGATGACATGAGCATGGCCGCGTCACGACGTTCCGTTCTGCCAGGCTTCGGCCTTTCGCTGGGTTTCACATTGACCTGCCTCAGCCTCATTGTGCTCATCCCGCTGTCGGCCGCCTTCATTCGCACGGCCGGAATGACGTGGTCGGAATTCGTCAGTGCCGTGACATCGCCGCGCGTGCTTGCGTCGTACCGGCTGAGCTTCGGGGCGTCGTTCGGGGCGGCCCTCATCAATGCGTTTTTCGGCCTCGTGGTGGCCTGGGTGCTCGTCAGGTATTCTTTTCCGGGCAAACGCATCATCGACGCCTTGGTTGACCTTCCCTTCGCGCTTCCGACCGCGGTGGCCGGCATCGCGTTGAGCGCGATTTATGCGCCCAGCGGATGGCTTGGATTTCTGGATCCGCTGTGGGGAGGTGTGGTGGCATGGCTCGACAGAACGATACCGGGCGTGGCGTGGAAGGAATGGCTGGGGGTGCAGATTGCATTTGACCGCCCCGGGGTATTCATAGCGCTGACGTTCATCGGCCTTCCCTTTGTGGTGCGCACGCTGCAGCCGGTCCTTGAGGAGCTGGAGCCGGAGCTGGAGGAAGCCTCGGCGAGTCTGGGTGCGTCGCGGTGGCAGACCATGGTCAGGGTTGTGCTGCCGGAGCTGACGCCCGCGCTCATCACGGGTTTTTCCATGGCGTTCGCGCGCGCTCTCGGTGAGTACGGTTCGGTGATTTTCATCGCGGGGAACCGGCCGATGCACTCCGAGATCACCCCGCTTCTGATCATCTCCAAACTGGAGCAGTACGACTATCGTGGCGCGACGGCCATTGCCACGGTGATGCTTGTTGCATCGTTCGTTTTGCTTCTTCTGATAAATCTGCTCCAGAAATGGAGCCGCCGTCACAACCGGATCTGAGGAAACATGGCTTCAGTCGTCACAGGCCTCGGTTCGCGCTCCGCCGGCTCACGCGGCGCCTCGTCGTCGGTCATCCAGGATTCGCGCTGGGTGCGCTGGGCGCTCACGGGCATCGCGCTGCTTTTTCTGGCCTTTTTCCTGGTCCTCCCACTGATTGCCGTGTTTGCCGAGGCACTGCGCGAAGGAGTCAAGTCCTACCTTGCGGCGCTCGTGGAACCCGATGCGCTCGCCGCGATAAGGCTCACCCTGCTCACTGCGGCCATCGCTGTTCCGGCCAATGTTGTCTTCGGAGTGTCGGCGGCTTGGGCGATTTCCAAATTTTCATTCCGCGGGAAAAGCGTCCTCATCACCTTGATCGACCTGCCATTTGCGGTGTCCCCTGTGGTATCCGGCCTCATTTACGTGCTGGTGTTCGGTCTTCAGGGATGGATGGGACAGATCCAGAATGCCGAAAATCCGTGGTTTCCCTGGCTGCAGGCGTGGCTGAATGATCACGACATCCGGATCATCTTTGCGGTCCCGGGAATAGTCCTTGCGACGACTTTCGTCACCTTCCCGTTCGTTGCCCGCGAGCTCATTCCGTTGATGCAGGCGCAGGGGACGGACGAGGAATACGCGGCGATCACGCTCGGAGCGGGAGGCTGGAAGACATTCTGGCGGGTGACGCTGCCGAACATCAAGTGGGGGCTTTTTTACGGAGTCATCCTTTGCAATGCCCGGGCAATGGGGGAGTTTGGCGCGGTGTCCGTCGTCAGCGGGCACATCCGGGGGGAAACCAACACGATGCCCCTGCACGTGGAGATTCTTTACAACGAGTATCAGTTTTCTGCGGCTTTCGCCGTGGCGTCACTCCTGACGCTGCTCGCGATTGTCACGCTGGTCATCAAGTCGCTGATAGAATGGCGCCATGCGAGGCTTCGCTATGCGGAGACCTGAAGGAAACGCATCCGAATGAGCATTGTTACATCACTGATCAGCAAGCGGTTTGGCGGCTACACGGCCCTCGACAATGTCAGTCTGACGGTGCCGAGCGGCAAACTGGTCGCCTTGCTGGGGCCTTCGGGATCGGGAAAAACGACGCTCCTGCGCATC
This window of the Opitutaceae bacterium genome carries:
- the cysT gene encoding sulfate ABC transporter permease subunit CysT, whose translation is MSMAASRRSVLPGFGLSLGFTLTCLSLIVLIPLSAAFIRTAGMTWSEFVSAVTSPRVLASYRLSFGASFGAALINAFFGLVVAWVLVRYSFPGKRIIDALVDLPFALPTAVAGIALSAIYAPSGWLGFLDPLWGGVVAWLDRTIPGVAWKEWLGVQIAFDRPGVFIALTFIGLPFVVRTLQPVLEELEPELEEASASLGASRWQTMVRVVLPELTPALITGFSMAFARALGEYGSVIFIAGNRPMHSEITPLLIISKLEQYDYRGATAIATVMLVASFVLLLLINLLQKWSRRHNRI
- the cysW gene encoding sulfate ABC transporter permease subunit CysW, coding for MASVVTGLGSRSAGSRGASSSVIQDSRWVRWALTGIALLFLAFFLVLPLIAVFAEALREGVKSYLAALVEPDALAAIRLTLLTAAIAVPANVVFGVSAAWAISKFSFRGKSVLITLIDLPFAVSPVVSGLIYVLVFGLQGWMGQIQNAENPWFPWLQAWLNDHDIRIIFAVPGIVLATTFVTFPFVARELIPLMQAQGTDEEYAAITLGAGGWKTFWRVTLPNIKWGLFYGVILCNARAMGEFGAVSVVSGHIRGETNTMPLHVEILYNEYQFSAAFAVASLLTLLAIVTLVIKSLIEWRHARLRYAET